The DNA segment GTAGAATTTCTTGAGCAGGTTGAGATGGTGGGACTTAACCCGAAATGTTTCTTTTGTAATATTCCCCTTAATGTTGTGGTCAGCGATTCTTTTGCTCTCCTCTGCAAGAAAGTCATCAATGAAATCAAATAATTTTTTAACTCTTCTTGCTTTAAGTCCCTGCTGCTGACGTACCTGCACCTCTAGGTAACGCTGCCAGGCGACTTTCTTGGCATCCTCTAGATCTCTTTTTCCAGTGGACTTACGTTCAATACCCTCGCCATCAATAGAGAGGAAGTACTGGTAGATGCTGGAGTTGGGACGGAGATATACGTACAAACTCTCATCACCACTAGGCAAGACCAACTCTTTACCCGTTACCCACTTCCCTTCTGATGGACGTGCCACTGAGAGGCAGAAATCAACTCGTGTATCAATATCACACTATTATCACAGTCAGGCAACGTGTGTAGATGGCACAGGGTCAAACCGATTGCTATCATTGGTTTGTTGAGTTATCATATTCTTCATGTCGTGTAATCGGCGTTGATGCGCACGTACTGATCCGACAGGTCACATCCCCAGGCCTGACCACAGCCGGTTCCATCCCCCAGGCTGAGGCGAATCGGAACGTGCTCTTGCCTCAGAACGTTGCTGGCTGCAGCGCGATCAAAGGCCACGGGTTGACCAGCCGCCATCAGTTGATGCGGACCAATCCAAAGAGCAACCGCATCCGGATCGAAGGACACGCCCGAGCGGCCTGCTGCCGCCACGATCCGCCCCCAGTTCGGATCCCGGCCATGGACTGCGGTCTTCACCAGGGACGAACCACAGACCGTGCGCGCCACCTGCAACGCCGCGGCCTCGTCAACCGCACCCTCCACCTGCACCTCGATCAGACAGGTCGCCCCTTCGCCATCCCGGGCAATGGCCTGGGCGAGCTGTTGCATGGCCTGGGTGAGGCCCTGTTCCAGAACGGCATGGTGCTGTTGAGCCAGCGGTGGGCCTGCCGCGAAGGCCAGCACGGTGTCGTTGGTGCTGGTGTCTCCATCAACGGTGATGGCGTTGAAGGAACGCTGCACTGCACGCTGCACCATCCCCTGCCAAACGCCGGCATCGACGCCGGCATCACAACTGAAAAAGCCGAGCATCGTGGCCATGTCGGGGTGAATCATTCCCGAGCCTTTGGCCATCCCTCCAATACACA comes from the Synechococcus sp. A15-62 genome and includes:
- the argJ gene encoding bifunctional glutamate N-acetyltransferase/amino-acid acetyltransferase ArgJ; amino-acid sequence: MHPVSRGGSAVAIASSWQPIPGGVTAPHGFQAAGIVAGLKPSGKPDLALVLAPQEAVCAGTFTTSVVRAACVDLCRDRLVSQGGQARAVLINSGQANACTGDRGLVDSQRATQVLADQIGVDAETVLICSTGVIGVPIPMPTLLAGLAPLVEALDDAGGDAAANAILTTDLVDKQVALELELDGRRVCIGGMAKGSGMIHPDMATMLGFFSCDAGVDAGVWQGMVQRAVQRSFNAITVDGDTSTNDTVLAFAAGPPLAQQHHAVLEQGLTQAMQQLAQAIARDGEGATCLIEVQVEGAVDEAAALQVARTVCGSSLVKTAVHGRDPNWGRIVAAAGRSGVSFDPDAVALWIGPHQLMAAGQPVAFDRAAASNVLRQEHVPIRLSLGDGTGCGQAWGCDLSDQYVRINADYTT